AACATGGTTTTCCAAGTAAGCCTACTTCTTTAGCATGGGATCCTGTATTACGGCTACTATGTGTTGCTACAAGAACAGGTGCCATAAAAATGTaggattttattttaaataaaacttgTTGATGAAAAGTATAATTTATAtctgttttatttatttatttattttctttttacaaacCACACCCTTTATTGGTTTTACAAGTTTTGGAGCTCCTGGGGTGGAATTTTATGGACAGCTACCAAAGGATAAAATTATTTGCAGCTTACATTTTGTCCCTGGCCGTGTAagtttaaataaacaaaacatttaCAATTATTCATCAGTGTTATATTCTATAGGGACGGGTTATTGCAGTTTGTGAAGATAATTCACTTCAACTTTGGGAAATATCTACTGATGGTAGTCCTTCTCTAAAATGCATCCACACTCAGTCATTGGAGGGAAAGTATGGTTTTGTCACATCTGTATATTATATAGGAAGCTGTTGATTTTAACTTCTGTTGGTTTCAAATTAACATTTTTTCTCTGTAGGCTCAAAAAGATATCTGCATGTTGTGTAGAATCAAATGgagaaaatttattaattgGAACAGAAAATGGGAATATCTATATCATGGATTTGCTTCAACAACAAATGACTGAGTCTGTTATTTATCTTGACGTTGTAATGCAGAAGTAAGTGCatattatttctttatttcattACCTGCCTTTtacaaattgtaaaaaaaggtttttggTTTCATATTTTAACAGTGTTACAGAAGATTTCAAGGTGAACCCAGGAGCTGTTGAATGTGTTATTGAGCAGCCTAACAGTCCAGATCATATTCTTATTGGTTATACACGGGGATTACTTGTATTATGGAATCGCAAAACACTTTGTGCCGACCAAGTATTTAATTTAATCATCTTTCAATAACCAGTTCATTTATTGTCACAAAATTCTTAGACCTTTGTTGCTTCTCAACAATTGGAAGGTGCAAGCTGGCACCCCAATGgtcaaaaatttgtttcagCTCATAATGATGGTTCTTACATGACATGGGTCCTTGAACAAGGAGAAACTGAGATGCTAGTAAAGAAAGAGCCTAGTATTACATCACCCTATGGCCCTGCTGGATGCAAGGCTATTACAAAAATCTTCTGGAAGGATACAGATTTGTAAGTTTCAAGTATTTTAGTTTGCATTACCAAAAGCTATTTCCTCATTAAAATGGGTTTCCCTATCTAAATAACTTTCTGGctgcaaaatattttcattatcaaatctattttgtttgtttttattatgcAAATCCAAACTGGTTAGCAATTTTAAgatcctttttttgttgcaaCTACCGCATTGTTCATTGTATCTGCTGTGCATTTTTTAGGTAATGAAAAAGCAACGTGAATTAATAACTTTTTGTTAGGACTAGTTTTGAGCCGTAAATTCGTAGCGTCGTAGCACTTAATTTTAGTCTCACGTTTAGAATGATACTTTAGTAGATCTAGCAATAATTAGCCTataatgataatttttttttgtttttaagggAGGAGTCTGGAATCTTTGTCTTTAGTGGTGGAATGCCACGCGCTAGCTACGGCGATCGTTATACTGTGTCAGTCGTGAAAGGAGAAAAGAACCATGTTACCTATGACTTTACTTCTAAAGTGGTGGATTTCTGTGTGATCAATGAAGCAACTACCGGCCAGGCAGAAGCTCTTGTAGTGTTAGCTGAAGAAGAGTTAATCGTGATTGACTTGATCAGTCCTGGTTGGCCGTCATTCTCGTTGCCTTATTTGGCCTCTCTGCATTGCAGTGCAGTGACAGCCCAAACTGTGGTTACAGTAACACCAGAATTGTACGctaaaatcaaatcaaaccCACAGGGGATGACGTCGTCTTCGAAGTTAAGTACCCGGAAGTGGCCAATAAATGGAGGAGTATCGGTCAACGAACAAATTGATTTAACTTCTCAACGAATATTACTTCTTACCGGACACGAGGTATGTCAGCAACTTGTTCGTTCAACGTTTTATCCTTTTTACAACTTACTTTATGCATAGGATGGCTCTGTTCGTTTTTGGGATGCTAGCACTGCCTCACTCTGTCAAATCTCTAAATTTTCGACTTCGTCCTGTTTCGCAAGTGACGATTTAGATTGTACCCTTGAAAATGATCCGGATGAAATAGATGAAGAGGAGTGGCCCCCTTTTCGAAAGGTATAGGACAAAAATTTGATGTTAAGATGATAAATATGTTGAACTTCAATTCAATCCTTAGGTTTTCTTAGAAATAGTTTTTCTGGGTTGGCTTATGGTGGTTGGAGATGCCTTTTTTGCGTGTCTTTTCCTAAtgctatttgttttgttttttttgtttgtttttttcaaatttcctaCCAACAAGTTTTCATCAATTTCGTTTGACTAATCTACCAATTAAGTGACAACTTCTTAAGGCCCGCTGTTTTAATAACATTTTCATTATTCGTTTACAGATTGGAGTATTCGATCCATACTCTGATGACCCTCGATTAGCTGTAAAGAAATTGTGCCTATGTCCTGTTACCGGAACGCTAACAGTTGCAGGGACTGCTGGTCAAGTTATTGTTGCCGCGCTGTGTGACAGTCAAAGCGAAAAAGAAGTTCCGGTacttaaaattaattaataagGGAACTTTAGTAGCTTGCATGCTAAAAAGACATAAGTTAATTATTTAATTCCATGGTTCTTTTCCACTAACTTTATCTAATTGTTACAGGTTACACTCGTTAACATCGTTTCGGATCGAGACAATTTTGTGTGGAAAGGACACGATAAATTAATAGCACGGAAAGGGTTACAATTGTTTAAGGTTGGCTTTCAGCCGACGTCCATTCTTCAACTTCATCCTCCTGCAGCAGTTACAGCGTTAGCGTTAAATGCAGAATGGTCCGTCTTAGCTGTTGGAACTGCTCATGGACTAACTCTTTATGACATAGTATGTGCAATGCAACAATTCATTAAACTAAATAGTGGGTgcttaaaacatttttctttagtttcTTAAAAAAGAGGTGGTTGCAAAATGCACCCTTAATCCGAATGATGTTTCCGGAACTGGCGATCAACCAATGTCACGACGGAAGTCTTTCAAAAAGTCCTTAAGAGAGTCTTTTAGGCGACTGCGCAAAGGACGTAGCCAGCGTCCTACAGCTGGCCCAAAGGGTGCTCCTACATCACCTTTTCCAAAACTGGAAGATAATTCTGTAAACAATGCGGGACCATCGGTAGCTGCTGAAGTACGTCCCGTTGAGAGACAGATTGAGGCAAGAAATGTTGTACTAGATGATGGAATGGGCAGCATGGTACGCTGTTTGCTTCTGGCCAAAACCTTCGTAATCAGTCAGGCTTCCAATGCAACTGCAACTCTCTGGGCTGGAACAAACAGTGGGGCTATCTACGTTTTTACAATCAGCGTACACACCGGTATTGCTCACCATCTGCCCGCGTTTTTTCCAgtttgtaattttttctttgaaaatttcAGGAAATAGACGAGAAGTGGAGCCAGTCTATGCACAACTTGCGAAAGAAATTCAGCTGAAACATCGAGCACCTGTGGTCTCGATTAACATAATAGATGCGTCCTTTGCCGCTGTAAGTGAATCATTCGAATATGCAGGAGCAAAATCTGTTTTGGAATCCTCTCCTCCACATCGCGTGGTGATTTCATCTGAGGAACAATTTAAAGTAACTgcaatgaaacaaaaacggaCATTCTGTTATTTCATAACGTTGTTTCAATTCAAGGTTTTTACGCTTCCAAATTTGCGACCATATGGAAAGTACAAGTTAACGGCCTACACCGGATGTAAGGTTAGGCGCGTTGCCGTTATTCCCTTTACTGCTCGATCTGATTCGTCTTACGAAGAAAATTGCCTGGTATGCCTTTCCAATCAAGGGGATTTCCATATTTTAAGCCTTCCGGATCTTCGTCGGCAAATGAACGCTCAGGCCATAAGAAAAGAGGATATACAGtaagaaataattttgttttaccaATCTTTTcctttatgaattttcctaACTCCTAGTGCCACGAGCACCGTTGTCCTCACCCATCAAGGAGAAGCATTTTATATGTTGTCTTCCAGTGAATTACAACGAGTTGCATTGAGCGCTCGTAACTCCCTTCAGTTAAAATGTCAAGTGATTGGAATGACGACAAACACGGACTCTACGGAATCAAGCTCTCATTCAGTGAATAGAAATAGTGCATCTAGGGAAGAAAAACTAGAAGTTATCGGATCAGAATTGTCGGACATTTCAGTTGTTTCGAATACGAGTAACCCAAATGAAGATCGAGAGAATGATAAAAATAACTCCAACAGCGAAACGAACAATTCAACTATCGTAAGTGTTGAACCGGAAACAAGCTTTGGGGACATGACGGTGGATTCTGTAAAAGACCATATTATGTAAGTGTTTACTTTTACCATCCTTTATGTCCCTTAGTTCCTACCCGCCTCATTTCTATACCTTTTTTAAAGTCTCAATTTGGAAGAGTGTAGAATCACGGAACGTACAACCGAAACTCGCATTGCGGAATTTAAAACAGAAATATCCATTGTGAAATCTGAGGAAGTTTCTACTATCTCTAGCGGTAAGTCTCGCCTTTGAAAGGtgtacattttaaaattatttgattAGTTATGTCTTTGCGATCAGAACCATTGTATAAACCCTGAGTGCACAGTATCATTTTCACATAGGAAGCTGTCATTGCTGTGGGCTTGTTTCCCACCTATGAATCGTTTCGTTCTCAATGGGCTTAAAATTAACTCGAATTAACTTTGCTCTAGCAATCTCAATAGAAAAATCACATTCCATCTGTCCACTGTCACCAGTTAGTTCAGTTCAAGTGGGCTCCCagtttgagaaaaaaaaggatttgcAAGATCATTACGCTTCTGcttcaaatgaaaaatccgATATGCTATGCGCGGAGGTAAATCCATAGTTTAATTGTCCGTCAACATTTTTAAAGATGTCAGTTTAATGTTGTCTACATGCTTTCCATAAAACAAGGAAACATTTTAACGTTGTAGTGAAATTTGTCGTTCCTAAATCGCTAATTCACATACAGTTCGAAGTATATGTTTTTGTAAAATATTTACGAAGTTCCTCATATTGCAGGGTGTCTCAACAGTTCCAGTCGAGGATAATTTGGCAGCCGAAACCGAAGCAGCAAATTGAAAAGTGAATAATTTCAGCTTTGTAGGCTAGTGTGTATGCCAAGCTGGGTACTACTGTTAAAAGCTTGCTGATACGTTAATGAGAATCAAGTTTGCGGGAAAGGGGCAGCTAATTGTTTGTCAATATTCGATGGTGTCGGTTTTACTGCATTCCAGTACCTTCTTTTAGAATAATATTATAGTACCAAGGATGATTTCTCAAGCATTCCAGCTGCAACTAATTATTATATTCGACTAATCCTAGCAAATGAAACAACAATCGTTTCCACCGCTAGACTTAGTTGTTTAACTATCTGGCTTTATGTCTTCAAAATTGCTCTGTACCCGCATGGAACTTATTTTTACTAGTTCTATGTACTCATATTAAATGGTGACATATTGGAAGGGAGAACCAATGTGGTCTCCAATTACAAGATTCGGCGTTTGTGTAAGACTTGTTTAATCGACTGCCTTTGATCGGTTTGCCTTTTCATGAAATTAACGGGAGTTTTCTCTCAACCGCCATTTTGTGTATCTCCGAAAATTCATATGGAATCTGGTTAACTAATACAATCCTTTTATGGAAGCATTTGACACATTGTTTTTAAACTTATTTAAGGGCCTTACATAGAGGTTTTTGATGCTGCTGAAATTTCTCAGAGAAATTAAATAAGTTTATATTCAGGAAAAGGGAGAAGGTGCCATTTGCAGACCTTCTCTAAATACCCGTTGAAAACATCGAACcgaggaaaaagaaacacactTATAAATTCCCGAATACAATTCTTCGGAAAACGACAATTAATAGTTGCTTAAATCTTCCATTTTCAGCAACAATAGTATTGAGCAATGAGTAACGAGTCTGACGACACCATCTATCTTCGGATCGCTGCATGTAATTACTTGTGTGTATGAAACCAAGCTTTTAAGTGGCGAGCTTAGTGGAAACGACACGTAGTTGTCACAAGCACACAGATTTTCTGTCTAATCTGTGTTTCGCGATACAGTCCCATTAAAGGATGGATTACTTAAGTCATGTCTAATAACGTACCATCGGATCATACTAATGAAGACATCCTTAGCTGCTCAAGTTCGTTAACCAAAAAATCGatggaaaaaagtgtatttCTTGGAAATATGTTAAATATGTTATCTTTTCCTTCCATTTGATCCTGAATTGCGAACTCTCTTACGTACACCACTGGACATTTCTGTATCATCGTTTCCGTCAtcgaatgttttctttttcctccctcCTCGAACACCACCTTGACCTTTGTCTTCCAACTCTCGCAGATCCTGCAGTACAAAGTAATTAAGTAGTTATAtgtataatttaaaaaaaatgataccCTGGAAAATAAATTACCATCTTTGCTACGCGCTGTGCTTCTGCAACCCGCTCCTGGAGACTCATCACATCACTTTCTTCCAATCCATACAACGGTAGCTTTTTACCAAGTAAATGTTCAATACGTTGGTAGAGTTCTACATCATATTGTGTGACAAAAGATATGGCTTTCCCACTCCTGCCAGCTCTTGCTGTTCGTCCAACTCTGTGTATGTAATcctattttttcaaaattattttaatgtGCAAGTTAGGTAAGGACAAGCAGTATGATCACTTTCGAATGTGTAGGAATATCGTAGTTGATAACCCAGTCGACATGAGGAATATCAAGCCCTctaaaattaataataataaaaaaaaaaacagttatcTGAGATTCACATTAGTTAAGCAAATTTTAACTACCAACCGGCTGGCGACATCAGTCGCAAGTAAAACACCTCTATTTCGTGctttaaatttgtttaaagCAGCTAAGCGTTTGTTTTGGGTCATTTGCCCATGTAGAGGCACAGCGGAAATTCCTAATGCTCGCAAGAGCAGAGACGTACGTAACGTACCACTGCAAGTAGAGCAAAATACCATAACAGAGTGACCTGCTGCCTCATTCAGAAGATGGACCAAATAAACATCtgaagataaaaaattaataaataaagaaacatAACACACATTTCATATATTCCACCTTTCATTTTCAGCGGGATGAAGACATAGTATTGTAATAGCTTGTCAACTGTTTGATATTTGGAAGAGATCTGAACACGAACAGGGTTAACAAGAGAGGCCCGTTGGAGTTTCTGAACTTTGCTTGTCATTGTAGCTGAGAAAAGAAGTGTTCTCCTTTCTCTTGGAATTGATTTAAGAATTTTATCAACTTCCTGCTCAAAATCCATGTTCAGAATTCGGTCAGCTTCATCCATGACCAAATACTTCAGAGATTTCAAATTGAAACCCTTGGTATTCTCTAAATGATCAACTAATCGACCTGGGGTGGCAATGACAATATGAGGCTTCTTTGCAAGCATTAAAGACTGACTCATCATATCAATTCCTCCTACAATGACAGCACATTTCACTCCAATAGAAGAGCCTAGTACAATATCGGGttacaataaaataaagatgaaaatgtaTGATACTGATTGAATACCCAATGCCTCAATTTGTTCAGAAATCTGAAAAGCCAATTCTCTGGTAGGTGTTAATATGAGGCCAAACAATCGTTGTGGATGTGCCAGTAATGAATTTAACATTGGCAAAGTAA
This sequence is a window from Daphnia magna isolate NIES linkage group LG7, ASM2063170v1.1, whole genome shotgun sequence. Protein-coding genes within it:
- the LOC116927343 gene encoding lethal(2) giant larvae protein homolog 1 isoform X2, with the translated sequence MFKFFWGKGSHQSAERLKIQKELFQFQKTAQHGFPSKPTSLAWDPVLRLLCVATRTGAIKIFGAPGVEFYGQLPKDKIICSLHFVPGRGRVIAVCEDNSLQLWEISTDGSPSLKCIHTQSLEGKLKKISACCVESNGENLLIGTENGNIYIMDLLQQQMTESVIYLDVVMQNVTEDFKVNPGAVECVIEQPNSPDHILIGYTRGLLVLWNRKTLCADQTFVASQQLEGASWHPNGQKFVSAHNDGSYMTWVLEQGETEMLVKKEPSITSPYGPAGCKAITKIFWKDTDLEESGIFVFSGGMPRASYGDRYTVSVVKGEKNHVTYDFTSKVVDFCVINEATTGQAEALVVLAEEELIVIDLISPGWPSFSLPYLASLHCSAVTAQTVVTVTPELYAKIKSNPQGMTSSSKLSTRKWPINGGVSVNEQIDLTSQRILLLTGHEDGSVRFWDASTASLCQISKFSTSSCFASDDLDCTLENDPDEIDEEEWPPFRKIGVFDPYSDDPRLAVKKLCLCPVTGTLTVAGTAGQVIVAALCDSQSEKEVPVTLVNIVSDRDNFVWKGHDKLIARKGLQLFKVGFQPTSILQLHPPAAVTALALNAEWSVLAVGTAHGLTLYDIFLKKEVVAKCTLNPNDVSGTGDQPMSRRKSFKKSLRESFRRLRKGRSQRPTAGPKGAPTSPFPKLEDNSVNNAGPSVAAEVRPVERQIEARNVVLDDGMGSMVRCLLLAKTFVISQASNATATLWAGTNSGAIYVFTISVHTGNRREVEPVYAQLAKEIQLKHRAPVVSINIIDASFAAVSESFEYAGAKSVLESSPPHRVVISSEEQFKVFTLPNLRPYGKYKLTAYTGCKVRRVAVIPFTARSDSSYEENCLVCLSNQGDFHILSLPDLRRQMNAQAIRKEDIHATSTVVLTHQGEAFYMLSSSELQRVALSARNSLQLKCQVIGMTTNTDSTESSSHSVNRNSASREEKLEVIGSELSDISVVSNTSNPNEDRENDKNNSNSETNNSTIVSVEPETSFGDMTVDSVKDHIILNLEECRITERTTETRIAEFKTEISIVKSEEVSTISSAISIEKSHSICPLSPVSSVQVGSQFEKKKDLQDHYASASNEKSDMLCAEGVSTVPVEDNLAAETEAAN
- the LOC116927343 gene encoding lethal(2) giant larvae protein homolog 1 isoform X1 encodes the protein MFKFFWGKGSHQSAERLKIQKELFQFQKTAQHGFPSKPTSLAWDPVLRLLCVATRTGAIKIFGAPGVEFYGQLPKDKIICSLHFVPGRGRVIAVCEDNSLQLWEISTDGSPSLKCIHTQSLEGKLKKISACCVESNGENLLIGTENGNIYIMDLLQQQMTESVIYLDVVMQKFLVSYFNSVTEDFKVNPGAVECVIEQPNSPDHILIGYTRGLLVLWNRKTLCADQTFVASQQLEGASWHPNGQKFVSAHNDGSYMTWVLEQGETEMLVKKEPSITSPYGPAGCKAITKIFWKDTDLEESGIFVFSGGMPRASYGDRYTVSVVKGEKNHVTYDFTSKVVDFCVINEATTGQAEALVVLAEEELIVIDLISPGWPSFSLPYLASLHCSAVTAQTVVTVTPELYAKIKSNPQGMTSSSKLSTRKWPINGGVSVNEQIDLTSQRILLLTGHEDGSVRFWDASTASLCQISKFSTSSCFASDDLDCTLENDPDEIDEEEWPPFRKIGVFDPYSDDPRLAVKKLCLCPVTGTLTVAGTAGQVIVAALCDSQSEKEVPVTLVNIVSDRDNFVWKGHDKLIARKGLQLFKVGFQPTSILQLHPPAAVTALALNAEWSVLAVGTAHGLTLYDIFLKKEVVAKCTLNPNDVSGTGDQPMSRRKSFKKSLRESFRRLRKGRSQRPTAGPKGAPTSPFPKLEDNSVNNAGPSVAAEVRPVERQIEARNVVLDDGMGSMVRCLLLAKTFVISQASNATATLWAGTNSGAIYVFTISVHTGNRREVEPVYAQLAKEIQLKHRAPVVSINIIDASFAAVSESFEYAGAKSVLESSPPHRVVISSEEQFKVFTLPNLRPYGKYKLTAYTGCKVRRVAVIPFTARSDSSYEENCLVCLSNQGDFHILSLPDLRRQMNAQAIRKEDIHATSTVVLTHQGEAFYMLSSSELQRVALSARNSLQLKCQVIGMTTNTDSTESSSHSVNRNSASREEKLEVIGSELSDISVVSNTSNPNEDRENDKNNSNSETNNSTIVSVEPETSFGDMTVDSVKDHIILNLEECRITERTTETRIAEFKTEISIVKSEEVSTISSAISIEKSHSICPLSPVSSVQVGSQFEKKKDLQDHYASASNEKSDMLCAEGVSTVPVEDNLAAETEAAN
- the LOC116927344 gene encoding probable ATP-dependent RNA helicase DDX47 — encoded protein: MEPESHCDVVEVAETSNGTKMTFVELGLRAELEEACSLLKWTEPTPIQREAIPLALQGRDVIGLAETGSGKTGAFTLPMLNSLLAHPQRLFGLILTPTRELAFQISEQIEALGSSIGVKCAVIVGGIDMMSQSLMLAKKPHIVIATPGRLVDHLENTKGFNLKSLKYLVMDEADRILNMDFEQEVDKILKSIPRERRTLLFSATMTSKVQKLQRASLVNPVRVQISSKYQTVDKLLQYYVFIPLKMKDVYLVHLLNEAAGHSVMVFCSTCSGTLRTSLLLRALGISAVPLHGQMTQNKRLAALNKFKARNRGVLLATDVASRGLDIPHVDWVINYDIPTHSKDYIHRVGRTARAGRSGKAISFVTQYDVELYQRIEHLLGKKLPLYGLEESDVMSLQERVAEAQRVAKMDLRELEDKGQGGVRGGRKKKTFDDGNDDTEMSSGVRKRVRNSGSNGRKR